The following proteins are co-located in the Hypomesus transpacificus isolate Combined female chromosome 23, fHypTra1, whole genome shotgun sequence genome:
- the LOC124485482 gene encoding eukaryotic peptide chain release factor subunit 1-like, whose translation MADDTSAAADRNVEIWKIKKLIKSLEAARGNGTSMISLIIPPKDQISRVAKMLADEFGTASNIKSRVNRLSVLGAITSVQQRLKLYNKVPSNGLVVYCGTIVTEEGKEKKVNIDFEPFKPINTSLYLCDNKFHTEALTALLSDDSKFGFIVIDGSGALFGTLQGNTREVLHKFTVDLPKKHGRGGQSALRFARLRMEKRHNYVRKVAETAVQLFVSNDKVNVAGMVLAGSADFKTELSQSDMFDPRLQAKVLKLVDISYGGENGFNQAIELSAEVLSNVKFIQEKKLIGRYFDEISQDTGKYCFGVEDTLKALEMGAVEILIVYENLDTMRYILRCHGAEGLAMENDEKTLYLTPEQEKDKSHFTDKETGQEHELIESMPLLEWFANNYKKFGATLEIVTDKSQEGSQFVKGFGGIGGILRYRVDFQGMDYQGEDDELFDLDDY comes from the exons ATGGCGGACGACACCAGCGCAGCAGCGGACAGGAACGTGGAGATATGGAAGATAAAGAAGTTGATCAAAAGTCTGGAAGCAGCAAGAGG GAATGGCACAAGTATGATTTCCCTTATCATCCCGCCGAAGGACCAGATCTCCAGAGTGGCTAAGATGCTGGCCGATGAGTTTGGTACAGCCTCCAACATCAAGAGCAGAGTCAACAGGCTGTCAGTTCTGGGTGCCATCACGTCTGTCCAGCAGAGACTCAAGCTCTATAACAAAG TGCCTTCCAATGGCTTAGTTGTCTACTGCGGAACTATAGTGACCGAGGAGggcaaagagaaaaaagttaaTATTGACTTTGAGCCTTTCAAACCTATCAACACCTCACTTTATCTTTGCGACAACAAGTTCCACACAGAG GCTCTCACTGCTTTGCTATCAGACGATAGCAAGTTTGGTTTCATTGTAATTGACGGAAGTGGCGCGCTCTTCGGGACTCTACAGGGCAACACCAGAGAAGTGCTGCACAAGTTCACTGTGGACCTACCGAAAAAGCACG gaagaggaggccaGTCCGCCCTGCGTTTTGCTCGCCTGCGAATGGAGAAGAGACACAACTACGTGCGCAAGGTGGCGGAGACGGCAGTCCAGCTCTTTGTCTCTAACGACAAAGTCAACGTAGCCGGCATGGTCCTGGCTGGTTCGGCTGACTTCAAAACCGAGCTGAGCCAGTCGGACATGTTTGACCCG AGGTTACAAGCAAAGGTGTTGAAGCTTGTGGATATCTCATACGGAGGAGAGAACGGCTTCAACCAGGCCATCGAGTTGTCAGCTGAGGTGCTGTCCAATGTGAAATTTATTCAGGAGAAGAAACTAATAG gacGATACTTTGACGAGATCAGCCAGGACACAGGCAAGTACTGCTTTGGGGTAGAAGACACTCTAAAAGCCCTGGAGATGGGAGCTGTTGAGATTCTCATTGTCTATGAGAACCTGGACACAATGAGATACATCCTTCGCTGCCATGGTGCAGAGGGATTGGCAATGGAAAATG ATGAGAAGACTTTGTATTTAACGCCGGAACAAGAGAAAGACAAATCTCACTTCACAGACAAAGAG ACAGGACAAGAACATGAGCTGATTGAGAGCATGCCATTGCTCGAGTGGTTTGCCAACAACTATAAGAAGTTTGGAGCTACTCTTGAGATTGTCACAGACAAGAGCCAGGAGGGATCCCAGTTTGTAAAAGGTTTTGGTGGAATTGGAG GGATCTTGCGGTACAGGGTTGATTTTCAAGGCATGGACTATCAAGGAGAGGATGATGAATTGTTTGACTTGGATGACTACTAG
- the LOC124485311 gene encoding short transient receptor potential channel 7-like: MRTAAVYSSPSRCCNETAPEEWETEHQPAETSGCGNTPPSLARSMTIPDTSHRQRRGNSGDERYDHAVYRTDPRGQHIVSMNTYGVHNGAFQSQEHIPWNTDDGDDNFNSQWVHSESQPSISPQKTVETMHHRRVTLREKTRRQAIRGPAYMFSERGTNLTAEEERFLDAAEYGNIPVVRKMLEESKTLNVNCVDYMGQNALQLAVGNEHLEVTELLLKKEGLARVGDGLLLAISKGYVRIVEAILAHPAFGGGLRLTLSPLEQELRDDDFYAYDEDGTRFSHDVTPVILAAHCQEYEIVHTLLMKGARIEKPHDYFCKCHECAEKQCRDSFSHSRSRMNAYKGLASAAYLSLSSEDPVLTALELSNELARLANIETEFKNDYRKLSMQCKDFVVGVLDLCRDTEEVEAILNGDVDQALPEDPSRPGLSRVKLAIKYEVKKFVAHPNCQQQLLTLWYENLAGLRQQSVGVKCWIVLGVTFGLPFLAIAYWIMPCSKLSRILRSPFMKFVAHAVSFTIFLGLLVLNASDRFEGVKNLPNETITDHPHQVFRVKTTQFSWTEMLIMNWVLGMIWSECKEIWVDGPREYAMHLWNVLDFGMLSIFVASFTARLMAFLQATQAQVYVDLHVPNTDLSTASLPADVAYFTYARNRWLPSDPQLISEGLYSIAVVLSFSRIAYILPANESFGPLQISLGRTVKDIFKFMVIFIMVFLAFMIGMFNLYSYYLGAKYNPAFTTVEESFKTLFWSIFGLSEVISVVLKYDHKFIENIGYVLFGVYNVTMVIVLLNMLIAMINHSYQEIEEDADVEWKFARSKLWLSYFDEGRTLPPPFNLIPSPKSFYYLVLRSRACLKKLCKAKARHHDNQREMGMIDMRFKFNQYARAQGDPAIRKTIQHPTRYQKLMKRLIKRYVLKAQVDSENDEINEGELKEIKQDISSLRYELLEEKSQATEELADLIQQLGDKLSKNVKKP, from the exons ATGAGGACAGCTGCCGTTTACTCCTCGCCCAGTCGATGTTGCAATGAAACAGCGCCTGAGGAGTGGGAGACTGAACATCAACCAGCAGAAACATCTGGCTGCGGTAATACGCCACCGTCGTTAGCACGCTCCATGACGATTCCTGATACTTCGCACCGACAACGACGAGGAAATTCGGGGGACGAACGGTATGATCACGCAGTCTACCGCACCGATCCCCGCGGACAACACATCGTTTCAATGAATACTTATGGGGTCCACAACGGTGCGTTTCAGTCTCAAGAACATATTCCCTGGAACACGGATGATGGAGATGACAATTTCAACAGCCAGTGGGTCCATTCCGAATCTCAGCCGAGCATCTCACCTCAGAAAAC AGTTGAAACCATGCACCACAGACGCGTCACTCTCCGGGAGAAGACCCGCCGGCAAGCTATCCGGGGCCCAGCGTACATGTTCAGCGAGCGTGGCACCAACCTCACCGCAGAGGAGGAGCGCTTCCTGGATGCTGCCGAGTACGGCAACATCCCTGTGGTGCGCAAGATGCTGGAGGAATCCAAGACCCTGAACGTCAACTGTGTGGACTACATGGGCCAGAATGCACTGCAGCTGGCTGTGGGAAACGAGCACCTGGAGGTGACAGAGCTGCTGTTGAAGAAGGAGGGTCTGGCGCGAGTGGGCGACGGGCTCCTGCTGGCCATCAGTAAGGGCTACGTGCGCATCGTGGAGGCCATCCTAGCCCACCCTGCGTTCGGGGGCGGGCTGCGTCTCACCCTCAGCCCCCTGGAGCAGGAGCTGCGGGACGACGACTTTTACGCCTACGACGAAGACGGCACCCGCTTCTCTCACGACGTGACCCCCGTCATCCTGGCGGCCCACTGCCAGGAGTACGAGATCGTCCACACGCTGCTGATGAAGGGTGCGCGCATCGAGAAGCCGCACGACTACTTCTGCAAGTGCCACGAGTGTGCGGAGAAGCAGTGCAGGGATTCGTTTAGCCACTCCCGCTCCAGGATGAACGCCTACAAAGGCCTGGCCAGCGCCGCCTACCTGTCCCTGTCCAGCGAGGACCCAGTTCTTACTGCCCTGGAGCTCAGCAACGAGCTGGCCCGACTCGCTAACATTGAGACTGAGTTCAAG AACGACTACAGGAAGCTGTCTATGCAGTGCAAGGACTTTGTGGTTGGGGTCCTGGACTTGTGCAGAGAcacggaggaggtggaggccatTTTGAATGGCGACGTGGACCAAGCTCTGCCTGAAGATCCCAGCCGTCCGGGCCTGAGTCGGGTCAAGCTGGCCATTAAGTATGAGGTCAAAAAG TTTGTGGCCCATCCTAACTGCCAGCAGCAGCTGCTGACCCTGTGGTACGAGAACCTGGCTGGCCTGAGGCAGCAGTCTGTCGGGGTCAAATGCTGGATAGTCTTGGGAGTGACATTTGGTCTTCCTTTCCTTGCCATTGCGTACTGGATAATGCCCTGTAGTAAG CTGAGTCGGATTCTCCGCAGTCCCTTCATGAAGTTTGTGGCCCATGCAGTGTCGTTCACTATCTTCCTCGGACTCCTGGTGCTGAATGCGTCTGACCGCTTCGAGGGGGTGAAGAACCTTCCTAACGAGACCATAACTGACCACCCTCACCAGGTGTTCAGGGTGAAAACCACCCAGTTCTCCTGGACGGAGATGTTGATAATGAATTGGGTGCTTG GTATGATCTGGTCAGAGTGTAAGGAGATATGGGTGGACGGTCCACGGGAGTATGCTATGCACCTGTGGAACGTTCTGGACTTTGGCATGCTGTCCATCTTCGTGGCGTCGTTCACAGCTCGCCTCATGGCCTTCCTGCAGGCCACCCAGGCCCAGGTGTACGTGGACCTGCACGTGCCCAACACAGACCTGAGCACAGCCTCTCTGCCTGCGGACGTAGCCTACTTCACCTATG CCAGGAACAGGTGGCTCCCGTCAGACCCACAGCTGATATCCGAGGGCTTGTACTCCATCGCCGTGGTGCTCAGTTTCTCCCGCATTGCCTACATCCTGCCCGCCAACGAGAGCTTCGGGCCCCTGCAGATCTCCCTCGGACGCACGGTCAAGGACATCTTCAAATTCATGGTCATCTTCATCATGGTCTTCTTGGCTTTCATGATCGGAATGTTCAACCTGTATTCTTACTACCTTGGAGCCAAGTACAACCCTGCCTTTACTAC ggtggaggagagctttAAGACTCTGTTCTGGTCCATCTTTGGCCTGTCCGAGGTTATCTCTGTTGTCCTGAAATACGATCACAAATTCATTGAGAATATCGGTTATGTTCTGTTTGGAGTCTACAATGTAACCATGGTAATCGTACTGCTAAACATGCTGATTGCAATGATCAACCACTCGTACCAGGAAATTGAG GAGGACGCAGACGTGGAGTGGAAGTTCGCTCGGTCTAAACTGTGGCTCTCTTACTTTGACGAGGGCCGGACATTACCCCCTCCGTTCAACCTGATCCCCAGCCCCAAATCCTTCTACTACTTGGTCCTGCGCTCCAGGGCCTGCCTCAAGAAGCTGTGCAAGGCCAAAGCACGTCACCACGACAACCAGCGAGAGATGGGCATGATTGACATGCGATTTAAG tTTAATCAGTACGCCCGAGCACAAGGTGACCCCGCTATACGGAAGACAATACAACACCCCACTCGATACCAG AAACTAATGAAGAGGCTGATAAAGAGATATGTACTCAAAGCTCAAGTTGACAGCGAGAATGATGAGATCAACGAAG GTGAGCTGAAGGAGATTAAACAGGATATTTCCAGTCTACGCTATGAGCTCTTAGAGGAGAAGTCACAGGCCACTGAGGAACTTGCTGATTTGATACAACAACTTGGTGACAAGCTCAGCAAGAATGTCAAAAAACCCTGA